A stretch of the Deinococcus sp. YIM 134068 genome encodes the following:
- a CDS encoding HNH endonuclease has translation MVLLHRQLAAEILGRPLRPEEVVHHRDGNGLNNAPENLEVLPDQRHHVHVEYHQKRWRGGQLPLSPDWLPAVALSQSGSVGEGEGAAYPSNPRQPRHFHR, from the coding sequence ATGGTCCTGCTGCACCGTCAGCTTGCGGCTGAGATCCTAGGCCGCCCCCTGCGCCCCGAGGAGGTCGTGCACCACCGGGACGGCAACGGCCTGAACAACGCTCCTGAAAACCTGGAAGTCCTGCCCGACCAGCGGCATCACGTCCACGTTGAATACCACCAAAAGCGCTGGCGGGGAGGGCAACTCCCGTTGTCGCCGGACTGGTTGCCTGCGGTTGCACTCTCGCAAAGTGGGTCCGTGGGGGAAGGTGAGGGTGCAGCTTATCCCTCCAACCCGCGGCAACCGAGGCACTTCCACCGCTGA
- a CDS encoding phage/plasmid primase, P4 family — protein MHKYAHDLAEQINPHEAARLISLFRLPDESTFLQTFKDGPDELYWLDSWKDRSGKPRKTQMYALAKAGGKGRTSGPTATGSSFTLEEIGAGQYTRQGLARVGVFWTVNVLKPEATRRQAHEVARVAAVFVDLDGAPLPSGGFHLPPTAVVESSPGRYHAYWAVADLPLDEFGTAQKHLAGLYGGDTSVHDLPRVMRLPGYWHGKKEPGFLTRILETRPDAQYSRADLLGNFPGLSDALAAAQAEREHQQQDAAERRAEADRLCGEIRSGTAGTRAEVQRKYGEITLLNVCADVLGTGEGSRNKALNWAAFRAGQMVGGGFLDEDRARAELSAVGQRVGLEGHEVERTVSSGLEAGKGKPVDPSRVAQFVGVKKGGKKPSGNLRQAAARVEQSASDLPSAEELPDPEGEGGTYSSAQVRELLGITWPVVAADTDNAHAHRLRELAGDDLEYVAEFGGYVAWNGKQWLSGGKDGAGQVEARRRVQGLGVAMGREVERLLSLYSRLDVAAKRLAQEHGPDSREVKVMRRRAEAMEKAYYAHARAAKATESDSRQRAILSAAQTLSIQSIRNFEPRPWLVGFENGVWAQGEFREARREDHMLTLAAVAYQPGADRGEWLEVLDRITGGDADLALTLQDVAGYALSGAASLRLLPWLYGEGGTGKSTFAELLATVLGDMAATISPKHLATDADRERLGAVIWGKRVALCAEAGNARLDAESLKTLSGGDRLAVRRLYAESFTGRASHVLLMVANDAPRVEAYDDALKDRVLALPFSHPLRGGGPLLGGRRLEELRQDPSSALVLGFASWAVEGLGRVHRAGDVHRAVVCRAATRAFWGDVDPLRDFWATLDPAELVQGVGVTAFRREYESWCESVGTRPLGAQKFNRACRSVGLDSHSNGKVKGWKLTKPSAFPSVADQPGASGVNRN, from the coding sequence GTGCATAAGTACGCCCACGACCTGGCAGAGCAGATTAACCCCCATGAGGCTGCCCGCTTGATCAGCCTGTTTCGGCTGCCGGACGAGTCCACGTTCCTCCAGACCTTCAAGGACGGGCCGGATGAGCTGTACTGGCTCGACTCCTGGAAGGACAGGAGCGGCAAGCCCCGCAAGACGCAGATGTACGCGCTGGCGAAAGCGGGCGGCAAGGGCCGCACGTCCGGCCCCACAGCCACGGGGAGCAGCTTCACCCTGGAAGAGATCGGGGCGGGCCAGTACACACGGCAGGGCCTCGCCCGCGTGGGCGTGTTCTGGACGGTGAACGTCCTGAAGCCGGAAGCCACGCGCCGCCAGGCGCATGAGGTGGCGCGGGTGGCCGCCGTGTTTGTGGACCTTGACGGCGCGCCACTGCCGAGTGGCGGCTTCCACCTGCCCCCGACTGCCGTGGTCGAGAGCAGCCCCGGTCGGTATCACGCCTACTGGGCGGTGGCTGACCTGCCCCTCGACGAGTTCGGCACGGCCCAGAAGCACCTCGCGGGCCTGTACGGGGGGGACACATCCGTCCACGATCTGCCGCGCGTGATGCGCCTGCCGGGGTACTGGCACGGCAAGAAAGAGCCGGGCTTCCTGACGCGGATTCTGGAGACGCGCCCGGACGCCCAGTACAGCCGCGCCGACCTGCTGGGCAACTTCCCCGGACTCAGCGACGCCCTGGCCGCGGCCCAGGCTGAGCGTGAGCACCAGCAGCAGGATGCCGCCGAGCGCCGGGCGGAGGCCGACCGGCTGTGCGGGGAAATCAGAAGCGGCACAGCGGGGACAAGGGCAGAGGTGCAGCGCAAGTACGGAGAAATCACTCTGCTGAACGTCTGCGCCGATGTGCTGGGCACCGGGGAGGGCAGCAGGAATAAGGCGCTGAACTGGGCCGCCTTCCGCGCCGGTCAGATGGTGGGCGGGGGCTTTCTGGACGAGGACCGCGCCCGCGCTGAGCTGTCCGCTGTGGGGCAGCGCGTGGGTCTGGAAGGGCACGAGGTCGAGCGGACGGTCAGCAGCGGCCTGGAAGCAGGGAAGGGAAAGCCGGTGGACCCGTCGAGAGTGGCGCAGTTCGTGGGCGTGAAGAAGGGCGGGAAGAAGCCCAGCGGCAACCTCCGGCAAGCGGCGGCCAGGGTCGAGCAGTCCGCCAGTGATCTACCCTCCGCTGAAGAGCTTCCCGACCCGGAAGGCGAGGGGGGCACCTACAGCAGCGCCCAGGTGCGCGAGCTGCTGGGCATCACTTGGCCGGTGGTGGCCGCCGATACGGACAACGCGCACGCCCACCGGCTGCGCGAGCTGGCTGGGGATGACCTGGAGTACGTTGCTGAGTTCGGCGGGTACGTGGCCTGGAACGGGAAGCAGTGGCTTAGCGGCGGCAAGGATGGGGCGGGCCAGGTGGAGGCGCGGCGGCGGGTGCAGGGGCTGGGCGTGGCGATGGGGCGGGAGGTCGAGCGGCTGCTGAGCCTCTACAGCCGTCTGGACGTGGCCGCCAAGCGGCTGGCCCAGGAGCACGGCCCGGACTCGCGCGAGGTCAAGGTGATGAGGCGCCGGGCAGAGGCGATGGAAAAGGCGTACTACGCGCACGCCCGCGCGGCCAAAGCCACGGAATCTGACTCGCGCCAGCGGGCAATCCTGAGCGCGGCGCAGACCCTTTCCATCCAGAGCATCCGCAACTTTGAGCCACGCCCCTGGCTGGTGGGGTTCGAGAACGGCGTATGGGCCCAGGGCGAGTTCCGCGAGGCGCGGCGCGAGGATCACATGCTTACGCTCGCGGCTGTGGCATACCAGCCGGGCGCGGATCGGGGCGAGTGGCTGGAGGTGCTCGACCGGATCACGGGTGGGGACGCTGACCTCGCGCTCACCCTTCAGGACGTGGCCGGGTACGCCCTAAGCGGGGCCGCCTCGCTGCGGCTGCTGCCCTGGCTCTACGGCGAGGGGGGAACGGGAAAGAGCACCTTCGCCGAGCTGCTGGCGACGGTCCTGGGTGACATGGCCGCCACGATCAGCCCTAAGCACCTCGCCACAGATGCCGACCGCGAGCGCCTGGGCGCCGTGATCTGGGGGAAGCGCGTGGCGCTGTGCGCTGAGGCTGGAAACGCCCGCCTCGATGCCGAGAGCCTGAAGACCCTCAGCGGGGGCGACCGCCTGGCCGTGCGGCGGCTGTATGCCGAAAGCTTCACCGGTCGGGCCTCGCACGTGCTGCTGATGGTGGCGAACGATGCGCCCAGGGTCGAGGCTTACGACGATGCCCTGAAAGACCGCGTGCTGGCGCTGCCCTTCTCCCACCCGCTGCGGGGAGGCGGGCCGCTGCTGGGCGGGCGGCGCCTGGAGGAACTCAGGCAGGACCCCAGCAGCGCCCTGGTGCTGGGCTTCGCGTCGTGGGCTGTCGAGGGCCTGGGGCGCGTACACCGGGCGGGCGACGTTCACCGGGCCGTCGTGTGCCGGGCTGCGACGCGGGCCTTCTGGGGCGACGTAGATCCGTTGCGCGACTTCTGGGCGACCCTCGACCCCGCCGAGCTGGTGCAGGGCGTGGGCGTGACCGCGTTCCGGAGGGAGTACGAAAGCTGGTGCGAGAGCGTGGGTACCCGCCCGCTGGGGGCACAGAAGTTCAACCGCGCCTGCCGCTCAGTGGGGCTGGACTCTCACAGCAACGGCAAGGTGAAGGGATGGAAGCTGACCAAGCCCTCCGCCTTCCCCTCGGTGGCTGACCAGCCCGGCGCATCAGGCGTGAACAGGAACTGA